In Anaerobacillus isosaccharinicus, one genomic interval encodes:
- a CDS encoding HI0074 family nucleotidyltransferase substrate-binding subunit yields MAEKLINGLSKNDFYKIINVFKSYGEIIEKVLLFGSRARGDFKATSDIDLAIIFRSNCEKIYDIKDQLSEQNIIYTIDVLDYDKISNLKLKKYIDIEGKIIFLTSPEGEVIDNMNKVKDKLEDLEKAIKKLNESLSRDPSLDDIVIDATIQRFEFTYELSWKLMKVYLTYNGSLEVTSPRRAIKEAFKDGIIHQGEKWLKMLEDRNRTSHTYDEEIALEIYQNIKNEYINLFNSLLAEMKARVE; encoded by the coding sequence ATGGCTGAAAAACTAATAAATGGTTTAAGTAAAAATGATTTTTACAAAATTATTAATGTGTTTAAGAGTTATGGAGAAATTATTGAGAAAGTGCTCCTATTTGGATCGAGAGCAAGAGGAGATTTTAAGGCAACTTCTGATATAGATTTAGCAATCATTTTTAGAAGTAATTGCGAAAAAATATATGATATTAAAGATCAACTTTCAGAACAAAACATCATTTACACAATAGATGTGCTTGATTATGACAAAATTAGTAATCTTAAGTTAAAAAAATATATTGATATAGAAGGTAAGATTATATTTTTAACGAGCCCTGAAGGAGAGGTGATTGACAATATGAATAAGGTGAAGGATAAGCTAGAAGACTTAGAAAAAGCAATTAAAAAACTTAACGAAAGTCTTTCAAGAGATCCTAGCTTAGATGATATTGTTATCGATGCGACCATACAGCGATTTGAGTTTACCTATGAATTATCATGGAAACTAATGAAAGTCTACTTAACATATAACGGTAGTTTGGAGGTGACAAGTCCTAGAAGAGCAATTAAAGAAGCCTTTAAAGACGGAATAATTCATCAAGGTGAAAAATGGCTTAAAATGCTAGAAGACCGCAACAGAACGTCACATACTTATGATGAAGAAATTGCTTTAGAAATTTATCAAAATATCAAAAACGAGTATATAAATCTATTCAATAGTTTATTGGCCGAAATGAAGGCGAGAGTTGAATAA
- a CDS encoding mechanosensitive ion channel domain-containing protein yields MQEIIPYFSENPIIYKLVLSFIILLTYIYLIRISNKLLFKTIKDNSLYYTTRKRLYYLHSIIILVILVLIWSESRLDLTIYVGFISAGIAIALREIFTNIVALLIIVIQNPFEVGDRVIVNDRAGDVIDQKIFHFVVMEVTTKTEGAQSTGKIIHIPNNYIFLHPIANANKGFAYIWNEIEIRLTLDSEWEDAKAQFETILNKHAQHITVEAQEKVLEASKKYLLHYQDLSPIVYVTVKDGFIKLTMRYLTEPRKARITEDSIWQEILLYTKESKGIKLA; encoded by the coding sequence TTGCAAGAAATTATTCCATACTTTAGTGAAAATCCAATCATTTATAAGTTAGTTTTGTCTTTTATCATTTTACTAACATATATCTATCTCATTAGGATCAGCAATAAACTGCTGTTCAAAACAATTAAAGACAATAGCCTTTATTATACTACTCGAAAAAGATTATATTACTTGCATTCTATCATTATATTGGTTATCCTCGTTCTAATTTGGTCGGAATCAAGGCTAGACTTGACAATTTATGTTGGTTTTATTTCTGCAGGAATTGCGATTGCACTTAGAGAGATATTCACCAATATCGTAGCATTACTAATAATTGTCATTCAAAATCCTTTTGAAGTTGGAGATCGTGTCATTGTCAATGATCGTGCGGGGGATGTTATTGATCAGAAAATATTTCATTTTGTTGTAATGGAGGTTACAACAAAAACTGAAGGAGCGCAAAGTACGGGTAAAATCATCCACATTCCTAACAATTATATATTTTTACATCCAATTGCCAATGCAAACAAAGGATTTGCCTACATTTGGAATGAGATTGAAATCAGACTAACACTCGATAGTGAGTGGGAAGATGCCAAAGCTCAATTTGAAACTATTTTAAACAAACATGCGCAGCACATAACTGTCGAAGCACAAGAAAAAGTACTCGAAGCTTCAAAGAAATATTTGCTTCATTATCAAGACCTCTCCCCGATCGTGTACGTTACTGTAAAAGATGGATTTATTAAACTAACTATGCGTTATTTAACTGAGCCGAGAAAAGCTAGAATTACCGAGGACTCTATTTGGCAGGAAATACTTTTATATACTAAAGAAAGTAAGGGAATTAAATTAGCATAA
- the fliS gene encoding flagellar export chaperone FliS, whose product MQTANQAYQKSKFETASPGELTLMLYNGCLKFMKLSKEAISNNQIELRNLNLTKAQNIIRELMVTLKTDGEVGKNMLKMYDYILHQLTQANINNDIKAIEEAEQYVTQFRDTWKEVIMINRKRQHGGGQA is encoded by the coding sequence ATACAAACTGCTAATCAAGCATATCAAAAAAGTAAATTTGAAACAGCGTCACCTGGGGAACTAACATTAATGCTGTATAATGGTTGTTTAAAATTTATGAAGCTATCAAAGGAAGCTATTAGCAACAATCAGATCGAATTGAGAAATCTGAATTTAACAAAGGCTCAAAATATCATTCGTGAATTGATGGTTACGCTAAAAACGGATGGTGAAGTAGGGAAGAATATGTTGAAAATGTATGATTATATTCTTCATCAGTTAACTCAAGCAAACATAAATAATGATATTAAGGCAATAGAAGAAGCAGAACAATATGTTACTCAGTTCCGTGACACATGGAAAGAAGTTATTATGATTAATCGAAAGAGGCAACATGGTGGAGGGCAGGCATAG
- the csrA gene encoding carbon storage regulator CsrA, which produces MLVLSRKKDQSIMIGDDIEITVLAIEGDQIKLGINAPRSVEIQRKEIFLAIKEENASAASTSVDLLKQLTGTFLSQEDKK; this is translated from the coding sequence ATGCTCGTATTATCAAGGAAGAAAGATCAGTCGATCATGATTGGTGACGATATTGAGATTACAGTCCTAGCCATTGAAGGCGATCAAATCAAGCTAGGGATTAATGCTCCCCGCTCAGTTGAAATTCAACGAAAAGAAATTTTCCTAGCTATTAAAGAGGAAAATGCAAGTGCAGCAAGTACATCTGTGGATTTACTGAAACAATTAACAGGTACATTTCTAAGCCAAGAGGATAAAAAATAA
- the hag gene encoding flagellin Hag — MIINHNLNAMNSHRQMGMNVNATGKAMEKLSSGLRINRAGDDAAGLAISEKMRGQIRGLDQASRNSQDGISLIQTAEGALNETHAILQRMRELAVQSANDTNTDSDRGELQKEFDELAKEITRIADNTEFNTKPLVDGTGSFTFHIGANEGQNITLAIDAMDATTLAVGTGAGEATVGIDISTQGGADAAITLVNSAIETVSAQRSNLGAVQNRLEHTIKNLDNAAENLQAAESRVRDVDMAKEMMEFTRANILNQASQAMLAQANQQPQSVLQLLR; from the coding sequence ATGATTATCAATCACAATTTAAATGCAATGAACTCTCACCGTCAAATGGGTATGAACGTTAATGCTACAGGAAAAGCTATGGAGAAATTATCTTCAGGTCTTCGTATTAACCGTGCTGGTGATGACGCTGCTGGTTTAGCAATCTCTGAAAAAATGCGTGGACAAATCCGTGGATTAGACCAAGCGTCACGTAACTCTCAAGACGGTATCTCATTAATCCAAACAGCTGAGGGTGCTTTAAACGAAACACATGCAATCCTTCAACGTATGCGTGAATTAGCTGTTCAATCTGCGAATGATACAAATACTGACTCAGACCGTGGCGAATTACAAAAAGAGTTTGACGAACTTGCTAAAGAAATTACTCGTATTGCTGATAATACAGAGTTTAACACTAAGCCATTAGTAGATGGCACTGGAAGTTTTACTTTCCATATTGGTGCTAATGAAGGCCAAAACATCACTTTAGCTATAGATGCAATGGATGCTACTACTTTAGCTGTTGGAACTGGTGCAGGTGAAGCTACTGTAGGTATTGATATCTCAACTCAAGGGGGAGCGGATGCTGCAATTACTTTAGTTAATAGTGCTATTGAAACAGTTTCTGCACAACGTTCTAACCTTGGAGCTGTTCAAAATCGTTTAGAGCATACAATCAAAAACCTTGACAATGCTGCTGAAAATTTACAAGCTGCTGAATCTCGTGTTCGTGACGTAGACATGGCTAAGGAAATGATGGAGTTCACACGTGCAAATATTCTTAACCAAGCTTCTCAAGCTATGCTTGCTCAAGCTAACCAACAACCACAATCAGTTCTTCAATTACTTCGTTAA
- a CDS encoding S-layer homology domain-containing protein, whose product MGLTTYMKLAMVTLLLPLLTWTNPTATSAQAKFTDYKPGDFGYANVITLAEQDIIKGYPDGSFRPNHRLNRADSAVLFQRALKLKAPTHTTSFKDVPQGLYYTSAAAATKEAGIFKGSSNGTFGPMDLLTREQMASVLVRAFQLKPVSTNTVVINDQKSISASHLIDVITLYQNDVTKGKSGNVFDPKGVVTRAEFSVFLFRAMELKKDGVDIGDPIQPGPGAPGGTPVTGVPSVSSAHLTTSTGKQITGVVNDTETATTISFDLSAEPNKATLRDGKITVTESGTMTLSNPLGGTETETLSGVGSDPAKRQKREKVHTMWTFSRFCLQVFGCVHAR is encoded by the coding sequence ATGGGATTAACTACATATATGAAATTAGCAATGGTCACTCTACTTTTGCCTTTGTTAACTTGGACAAACCCGACAGCGACTTCTGCACAAGCTAAATTCACTGATTATAAACCTGGTGATTTTGGCTATGCAAATGTTATCACACTTGCTGAACAAGATATCATTAAAGGTTATCCTGATGGATCTTTTCGTCCGAACCACAGGTTAAATCGTGCGGATTCGGCTGTTCTATTTCAACGTGCGTTAAAGCTGAAGGCACCAACACATACGACAAGCTTTAAAGATGTTCCCCAGGGTCTTTATTACACAAGTGCAGCTGCTGCTACGAAAGAAGCTGGTATCTTTAAAGGATCATCAAATGGGACGTTTGGTCCTATGGATTTACTAACTAGAGAGCAAATGGCTTCGGTATTAGTCCGTGCTTTTCAATTAAAACCAGTATCAACGAATACTGTAGTAATTAATGACCAAAAATCAATATCAGCAAGCCATCTGATTGATGTCATTACCCTTTACCAAAACGATGTGACAAAAGGGAAATCGGGTAATGTATTTGATCCAAAAGGTGTCGTTACTCGTGCGGAGTTTTCTGTCTTCTTATTTCGTGCCATGGAGCTGAAAAAAGACGGTGTTGATATTGGAGATCCAATCCAACCAGGCCCTGGTGCTCCAGGGGGGACGCCAGTTACAGGTGTGCCAAGTGTTTCAAGTGCTCATTTAACAACATCAACAGGGAAACAAATTACAGGTGTAGTAAATGACACAGAGACTGCAACGACGATTTCTTTCGACTTAAGCGCCGAACCGAATAAAGCAACCCTTCGAGACGGGAAAATTACGGTTACTGAAAGTGGAACAATGACACTTTCTAACCCGCTAGGTGGGACTGAAACTGAGACACTCAGCGGTGTGGGGTCAGACCCCGCAAAAAGACAAAAACGAGAAAAAGTCCACACCATGTGGACTTTTTCTCGTTTTTGTTTACAAGTATTTGGTTGTGTCCACGCACGGTGA
- a CDS encoding OmpL47-type beta-barrel domain-containing protein: protein MKKRFFRNLTFLTLFTILSQFLFPIGHVFASNESSLLPPSDVSVQMLSPDDVRLTWSSVFGATGYNIYEITDGQLLLHGKVTSSSYTINNLAEGTYMYVVSTLSASGESGPSAPVTANVTYPEMTAPSTFTHVIRNGNDIVLSWAASQYAEKYNIYEVSDDNQDRLLTSVTTRTYTISNAPEGLYTYRVSAENSLYGESSHTSIDVEVIHPIIQAPSNFRYTLANGSDITLRWDSASFATNYNIYEIKDGERVLKSTVTGTTIKYTNLPAGDYLYEVTTNSQRFGESAEASQLTATVSDITMVAPSNFKYTLQNVNDIVLSWDSVPHATNYKVYQLVDGEKILTSTVTSTNVKYTNMPSGDYIYEVHSNSDRFGESEQSSQVGLIVEGQTVEAPTNLSYKILNGNDINLSWGSVANANSYKIYQLVNGEKVLRSTVTGTSVTYTNRPEGSYEYEVHSFSTRFGESEVGNRISFSLIHPTMEAPTNLIQTVTSATQFSLSWDTVPFATSYRVYQLVDGQKVLRSTVSGKTVTYSNVTPGEYHYIVHAVSSRFGESVDGAQINVTMNGQMMETPTNFTYSILNGNDISLKWSSVQYATNYRVYQIIESEKILVRTLTGTSVTFSNVPEGEYYYVVHSVSSVLGESPEGAEATFSLVHPSMEAPSNLTSRVQNGNDVVLAWASVPFATSYKVYEVINGQKELKRTVSSLSTTLTNESDGEHTYVVHSVSSRFGESLEGSKITQIVEFPIMEKPENLTATVNNGNDIQLRWNAVNFANNYNVYRQVGGELVFQRTVTSTTTTFTNLPEGDYNYVVYSNSTRYGESMEGSEVSLSLIHPIMDKPENFRYSLTNGNDIVLRWDTASFATGYKVYQVINGEPILQRTVTGTSATFVNMPEENFTFIVHSISSRFGESPDGSSLNFTLTWPIVLAPNVTSSVFNANNITLSWPVVTWANEYRVYRVTNNSRQLLYKGTARNYSIYNLTEETHSFEVTAFSTRFGESEASKITETIVYPIMQPPVASLTLLSESSARISWGFITYANGYNIYQLIDGEPVLIAEKVNNLSYTITNMPYANHEYFVTSYSNSFGESDWSNIVLAKLVNDTEAPRTSVNTPNDWTNQSVVVTLSATDNESGVANTYYSLNNNPFVEGTTFTIAEEGIHKISFYSVDKVGNTETIQTVEVKIDKTAPVTEVDAPTTWSKEDVIVHLTTQDQKSGVDKTFYSINGSQFQEGTSFTVTEEGINQVAFYSVDKAGNKEELQTVEVKIDKTAPITEVDAPTTWSQKDVIVELTAQDQKSDVDKTFYSINGSQFKEGTSFTVSEEGINQVAFYSVDKAGNKEALQTIEVKIDKTAPVVSWELGDKFELEATLPLTYLALDVISGIENEILSVNGIQYEKGEEVLFDKPGKYEIQLTVTDHAGWTTTFEKVINVYIPIEIKVVPGVINPNTGKFTVQVKFSKEYQKEFGKKHIKELLKTFELESASLDGVKAIDERNGDQKKAENGLFKFNRPDFNWVEGEITLEFQGKLGDYEVVGYDTVRVLGNNKK from the coding sequence ATGAAAAAACGTTTTTTTAGAAATTTAACATTTCTAACTTTGTTTACAATTTTATCGCAGTTTTTATTTCCGATTGGTCACGTGTTTGCTAGCAACGAGAGTAGTTTATTGCCGCCAAGTGATGTTTCGGTTCAAATGCTGTCTCCTGATGATGTGAGATTGACATGGAGTTCAGTTTTTGGAGCAACTGGTTACAATATTTATGAGATCACGGATGGCCAGTTACTTTTGCATGGTAAGGTGACCTCAAGTAGCTATACCATTAACAATCTGGCTGAAGGAACTTACATGTATGTCGTATCAACCTTGAGTGCTAGTGGGGAGTCAGGACCAAGCGCTCCGGTAACTGCCAATGTTACCTACCCTGAGATGACAGCACCAAGTACTTTTACTCATGTCATAAGAAATGGGAATGATATTGTTTTAAGTTGGGCAGCGTCTCAGTATGCTGAGAAGTACAATATCTATGAAGTTTCTGATGACAATCAAGATAGATTACTAACTTCAGTTACTACAAGAACCTATACAATTAGCAACGCACCTGAAGGTTTATATACATACAGGGTTTCGGCTGAAAACTCATTGTATGGTGAGTCATCACATACTTCAATAGATGTTGAGGTGATCCATCCAATCATCCAAGCACCTAGTAATTTTAGATATACTCTCGCAAATGGTAGTGATATCACTTTAAGATGGGATTCGGCTTCTTTTGCAACAAATTATAATATTTACGAAATCAAGGATGGCGAAAGAGTACTAAAAAGTACAGTAACTGGTACAACAATTAAATATACAAATCTTCCAGCTGGTGACTATCTTTATGAGGTAACCACTAATAGCCAACGTTTTGGTGAATCAGCTGAAGCAAGTCAGTTGACTGCAACAGTGAGTGATATAACGATGGTAGCACCTAGTAACTTTAAGTATACGCTACAAAACGTTAACGATATCGTTTTATCATGGGACAGCGTTCCTCATGCTACTAATTATAAAGTCTATCAATTAGTTGATGGTGAAAAAATATTAACAAGCACCGTGACAAGTACAAATGTTAAATATACAAATATGCCTAGTGGTGACTATATTTACGAAGTGCATTCAAATAGCGATCGCTTTGGTGAATCAGAACAAAGTAGTCAAGTTGGCTTAATCGTTGAAGGTCAAACGGTGGAAGCACCTACTAACCTTAGCTATAAAATTCTTAATGGAAATGATATTAACCTTAGCTGGGGAAGTGTGGCAAACGCAAATAGCTATAAAATATATCAATTGGTAAATGGTGAAAAGGTATTGAGGAGTACAGTAACTGGAACTAGTGTTACATACACGAATCGACCAGAAGGAAGTTATGAATATGAAGTTCATTCCTTCTCTACACGTTTTGGAGAGTCTGAAGTGGGCAACCGAATTTCTTTTTCACTTATTCATCCAACAATGGAAGCTCCAACAAACCTAATTCAAACGGTTACTAGTGCAACTCAGTTTTCTTTAAGCTGGGATACAGTACCGTTTGCTACGAGTTATAGGGTCTATCAATTAGTTGATGGTCAAAAAGTGCTAAGAAGTACTGTATCAGGAAAAACGGTTACCTATAGCAATGTTACACCCGGTGAGTATCATTATATCGTTCATGCTGTCTCAAGTAGATTTGGAGAGTCAGTTGACGGAGCCCAAATTAATGTAACTATGAACGGTCAAATGATGGAAACGCCAACGAATTTCACTTATAGTATTTTAAATGGTAATGATATTTCATTAAAATGGTCAAGCGTTCAATACGCTACTAATTATAGAGTTTATCAAATCATTGAAAGTGAAAAAATACTAGTAAGAACCTTAACTGGTACATCAGTGACCTTCTCTAATGTTCCTGAAGGAGAGTATTACTATGTTGTTCATTCAGTATCTTCAGTGTTAGGTGAGTCACCTGAAGGTGCAGAGGCAACGTTTTCTTTAGTTCACCCTAGTATGGAAGCGCCAAGTAACCTAACTTCTAGAGTCCAAAACGGCAATGATGTAGTGTTGGCCTGGGCATCAGTTCCCTTTGCAACTAGTTATAAAGTTTACGAAGTTATAAATGGACAAAAAGAGTTAAAAAGAACGGTTTCCTCACTTTCAACAACTCTAACTAACGAATCTGATGGTGAGCATACTTATGTCGTTCATTCTGTGAGTAGTCGTTTTGGTGAGTCTTTAGAAGGAAGTAAAATAACTCAAATTGTGGAATTTCCTATTATGGAAAAACCCGAAAACTTAACTGCTACAGTTAATAATGGTAATGACATCCAATTACGTTGGAACGCAGTTAATTTTGCTAATAACTATAACGTCTACCGACAAGTTGGCGGAGAACTAGTTTTTCAAAGAACTGTGACAAGTACAACTACAACCTTTACTAATTTGCCTGAAGGCGACTATAATTATGTCGTTTATTCAAATAGTACTCGTTATGGTGAATCAATGGAGGGAAGTGAAGTTTCTTTATCACTTATTCACCCTATTATGGATAAACCTGAAAACTTCCGATATAGTCTTACAAATGGAAATGATATTGTACTAAGATGGGACACTGCTTCATTTGCTACTGGATATAAAGTATATCAAGTGATTAATGGTGAACCTATTTTACAAAGAACTGTAACAGGTACATCAGCTACATTTGTTAATATGCCTGAGGAGAACTTTACATTTATCGTCCATTCGATTAGTAGCCGTTTTGGTGAATCACCGGACGGTAGTTCGTTAAACTTTACTCTAACTTGGCCGATAGTGCTTGCACCAAATGTGACGAGTAGTGTTTTTAATGCTAACAATATAACGTTGAGTTGGCCAGTTGTTACGTGGGCAAATGAATATCGAGTTTATCGCGTTACAAACAATAGTCGACAATTGCTATACAAAGGAACAGCGCGAAATTACTCTATTTATAACCTAACTGAAGAAACACACTCTTTTGAAGTTACAGCTTTTAGTACACGTTTTGGAGAGTCTGAAGCTTCAAAAATAACAGAAACGATTGTGTATCCTATTATGCAGCCGCCGGTAGCAAGCTTGACATTGTTAAGTGAATCTAGTGCTAGAATTTCTTGGGGCTTCATCACTTATGCTAATGGGTATAATATCTACCAATTAATAGACGGCGAACCTGTACTAATTGCTGAGAAGGTTAATAACTTATCTTACACAATTACAAACATGCCTTATGCAAATCACGAATATTTTGTTACGTCATACAGTAATTCCTTTGGTGAATCCGATTGGTCTAATATCGTTTTAGCCAAATTAGTGAATGATACTGAAGCTCCACGAACTTCAGTTAATACACCAAATGACTGGACAAATCAAAGCGTGGTTGTTACGTTGTCAGCAACAGACAATGAGTCAGGAGTTGCAAACACTTATTACTCTTTAAATAATAATCCATTTGTTGAAGGTACCACTTTTACAATTGCTGAAGAGGGTATTCATAAAATTTCTTTCTACTCAGTTGACAAAGTAGGTAACACTGAGACAATTCAAACTGTAGAAGTTAAAATTGATAAAACAGCACCAGTAACAGAAGTAGATGCACCAACGACTTGGAGTAAGGAAGATGTAATTGTACACTTAACTACCCAAGATCAAAAAAGTGGTGTTGATAAAACCTTCTATTCTATTAATGGATCACAGTTCCAAGAAGGAACTAGTTTTACAGTAACAGAAGAAGGAATTAACCAAGTTGCATTTTATAGTGTCGATAAAGCAGGTAATAAAGAAGAGTTACAAACCGTTGAAGTAAAAATTGATAAAACAGCACCAATAACAGAAGTAGATGCGCCAACAACTTGGAGTCAGAAAGATGTAATTGTGGAGTTAACTGCCCAAGACCAAAAAAGTGATGTTGATAAAACCTTCTATTCTATTAATGGTTCACAGTTCAAAGAAGGAACTAGCTTTACGGTGTCAGAAGAAGGCATTAACCAAGTTGCATTTTATAGTGTCGATAAAGCAGGTAATAAAGAAGCGCTACAAACAATTGAAGTAAAAATTGATAAAACAGCACCAGTCGTTTCTTGGGAATTAGGTGATAAATTTGAATTAGAAGCAACTTTACCGCTTACCTATTTAGCACTTGACGTTATTTCAGGTATTGAAAATGAAATTCTATCAGTTAATGGAATTCAATACGAAAAAGGTGAAGAAGTCCTGTTTGATAAACCAGGGAAATATGAAATTCAATTAACAGTAACAGATCATGCTGGTTGGACAACAACCTTTGAAAAGGTCATTAATGTTTATATTCCAATTGAAATAAAAGTTGTTCCTGGAGTTATTAATCCAAACACTGGTAAATTCACAGTACAAGTTAAATTTTCAAAAGAGTACCAAAAAGAATTTGGAAAAAAACATATTAAAGAACTACTAAAAACATTCGAGTTAGAAAGTGCTTCCTTAGATGGAGTGAAAGCCATTGACGAAAGAAATGGCGACCAGAAAAAAGCAGAAAATGGCTTGTTCAAATTCAACCGCCCAGATTTTAACTGGGTTGAAGGTGAAATCACTCTAGAATTCCAAGGTAAACTTGGTGATTATGAAGTTGTAGGTTATGACACAGTAAGAGTGTTGGGTAATAACAAAAAATAA
- the fliD gene encoding flagellar filament capping protein FliD — translation MRIGGIASGLDTETIIRDLMKIERLPLDRFFQRKQTLEWQRDAYRDMNLQLKNLHDAASNIRLRSSLNTRVATVTDTQILTATANASVKTGTYEINVISVAKTEKYMSDSQIVTDTAEKINVSTAFNSQISVTDNEFSINGQNFTIDDKSLNDILKEINKREGLGVRASYDSVFDRVVIETINTGINKTDGSPEIVLGGGFFSKVNIDVNNPFQQAANAEFTYKDMATGLTTEPIVSKENRNTVGGITVNLQAVGTSTITVTSNTDDAFNKIKSFVDKYNEIIGLVQTKVSEKVNRGFRPLTDEQRRELSEREAELWDEKAKSGLLSRDQTLTSALNRMRLDLYSPVSNSGQFNQLAQIGITTTSNFREGGKLEIDETKLRAALADDPDAVHQLFNGTAVTGATETETYNQTGLIGRLRTTIDDTIKKIESRAGNQFRTNQQFTLGRELTNIDQQIDRFQRRLSDIENRHWAKFTAMEKAMNQANAQGMAFMNQIMGAGNF, via the coding sequence ATGAGAATTGGTGGTATAGCAAGTGGGTTGGATACTGAAACGATCATTAGAGATTTAATGAAAATAGAACGTTTGCCACTCGATCGTTTTTTTCAACGAAAACAAACACTTGAATGGCAGCGTGATGCTTATCGTGATATGAATTTACAATTAAAAAATCTCCATGATGCTGCTTCTAATATTAGGCTTCGTTCATCATTAAATACTAGGGTAGCAACAGTTACCGACACACAAATTCTTACAGCAACAGCAAATGCTTCTGTTAAAACGGGAACTTATGAGATTAATGTAATTAGTGTAGCAAAAACAGAAAAATACATGAGTGATAGTCAAATTGTTACTGATACTGCAGAAAAAATTAACGTGAGCACAGCTTTCAATAGTCAAATATCAGTTACTGATAATGAATTTTCAATTAATGGTCAAAATTTTACGATTGATGACAAATCGTTAAATGATATTTTGAAAGAGATTAATAAGAGAGAGGGCTTAGGAGTTCGTGCTTCCTATGATTCGGTTTTTGATAGAGTGGTTATCGAAACAATTAATACTGGTATTAATAAAACTGATGGTTCTCCTGAAATTGTGCTAGGGGGGGGATTTTTCTCTAAAGTAAATATTGATGTGAATAACCCATTTCAACAAGCCGCTAATGCTGAATTTACTTATAAAGATATGGCAACTGGACTTACTACAGAACCAATCGTATCGAAAGAAAATCGAAACACAGTTGGTGGAATAACTGTAAATCTACAAGCTGTAGGAACATCAACAATAACGGTTACTAGTAATACAGACGATGCTTTTAATAAAATAAAGAGTTTTGTAGATAAGTATAATGAAATCATTGGGTTAGTCCAAACAAAAGTAAGTGAAAAAGTTAATCGTGGCTTTCGCCCCTTAACTGATGAACAAAGACGTGAATTGTCTGAAAGGGAAGCTGAGTTATGGGACGAAAAGGCAAAGAGTGGATTACTTAGCCGCGATCAAACGTTAACAAGTGCGTTAAATAGGATGAGACTGGATCTTTATTCGCCGGTTTCTAACTCAGGGCAATTTAATCAACTTGCTCAAATTGGGATTACTACAACAAGTAACTTCCGAGAAGGTGGAAAACTAGAAATAGACGAAACAAAACTCCGTGCAGCATTAGCGGATGATCCAGATGCAGTTCATCAACTTTTCAATGGTACTGCCGTGACTGGGGCAACTGAAACAGAAACTTATAATCAAACCGGTCTTATTGGTCGCTTGAGAACTACCATAGATGATACAATTAAAAAAATTGAAAGTCGTGCTGGTAATCAGTTCCGTACAAATCAACAATTCACCCTTGGTAGAGAACTAACAAATATTGACCAGCAAATCGACCGCTTTCAAAGGCGACTGAGTGATATTGAAAATCGTCATTGGGCTAAGTTCACGGCAATGGAAAAGGCGATGAATCAAGCGAATGCTCAAGGGATGGCCTTTATGAATCAAATCATGGGTGCAGGAAATTTCTAA
- the flaG gene encoding flagellar protein FlaG, giving the protein MEISRTQISNFTPIHSNTTQPKHHDNVVQPDVKNIKKEDVSDVQKKIDSVNQFLKSANTNIKFSLHEDLNEYYITIIDEETKEVIKEVPPKKLLDIYAAMINTVGLFIDKKI; this is encoded by the coding sequence ATGGAGATTAGCCGTACACAAATTTCGAATTTTACTCCTATACATTCAAATACAACTCAGCCCAAGCACCATGATAATGTAGTACAACCAGACGTGAAAAATATAAAAAAAGAAGATGTTTCTGATGTACAAAAGAAAATAGACAGTGTTAATCAATTTTTAAAATCTGCAAATACAAATATTAAGTTTAGCTTGCATGAAGACCTAAATGAATACTATATAACGATTATTGATGAGGAAACAAAGGAAGTTATTAAAGAAGTTCCCCCAAAAAAATTACTAGATATTTATGCAGCAATGATAAATACGGTAGGATTATTTATAGATAAAAAGATATAA